A region from the Oryzias latipes chromosome 20, ASM223467v1 genome encodes:
- the LOC101170231 gene encoding leukocyte elastase inhibitor-like, with protein MRVFFMCLISQKDKNPVMMMRQEAKFPYVEIPEIDCQILEMPYEGKELSMLIFLPQEILDESTGLERLEKLLTYDKIMEWTSPEKMPLTKVDVRLPRFKMEEKYNLKKVLTRMGMVDAFDDRKCNFSGKMCESSQFTMSNECIHRRKFVSSL; from the exons ATGAGAGTGTTTTTTATGTGCTTGATATCtcagaaagacaaaaatcctgtgatgatgatgagacaGGAGGCCAAGTTTCCTTATGTTGAAATTCCTGAAATCGACTGTCAG ATCCTGGAGATGCCTTACGAGGGGAAGGAGCTGAGCATGCTCATCTTTTTACCACAGGAAATACTAGATGAGAGCACAGGACTGGAGAGG CTGGAGAAACTATTGACCTACGATAAAATCATGGAGTGGACTTCTCCAGAAAAAATGCCTCTGACTAAAGTCGATGTTCGTCTTCCTCGATTCAAGATGGAGGAGAAGTATAACTTGAAGAAAGTGCTGACTCGCATGGGCATGGTGGATGCTTTTGATGACAGAAAGTGTAATTTCTCAGGTAAGATGTGTGAAAGTTCACAGTTTACTATGTCAAATGAGTGTATTCACAGAAGAAAGTTTGTCAGCTCTCTTTGA